One window from the genome of Paramisgurnus dabryanus chromosome 24, PD_genome_1.1, whole genome shotgun sequence encodes:
- the LOC135741152 gene encoding uncharacterized protein isoform X2 has protein sequence MGRPFPTPWVKGRAGISSPGDLELIQEDYVVSIIEKLNSICANVSLSPPSENPTHSFAPGQSVLIKSLKPTRVGEPNYYGPAKVIAITRTGVLTDHQPQWIHASRLKHHSAMDQDTGDKPKQRLLFTEINGEQRVRDLAGSSTARRIRTVYSDRSFHHLQRAHCESRAKRMEDNETITQPTLQKRFVDHMLWYMFILNDDDLKV, from the coding sequence ATGGGCAGGCCTTTCCCCACCCCTTGGGTGAAAGGCCGTGCTGGCATTTCTTCACCAGGTGACCTGGAGCTGATACAGGAAGACTACGTGGTGTCCATAATTGAGAAATTGAACTCTATCTGTGCTAATGTTTCTTTATCTCCCCCCTCAGAAAACCCTACTCATTCTTTTGCTCCGGGACAGAGTGTTCTAATTAAGAGTCTGAAACCGACAAGGGTTGGAGAGCCAAACTACTACGGCCCAGCCAAGGTGATTGCTATCACCAGGACCGGGGTTCTGACTGATCATCAGCCGCAGTGGATTCATGCCTCGAGGCTGAAACACCACTCTGCCATGGATCAGGACACCGGAGACAAACCCAAACAACGACTGCTATTCACGGAGATCAACGGAGAACAACGAGTGAGAGATCTTGCTGGAAGCTCAACTGCCAGAAGGATTCGAACCGTGTACAGTGACCGAAGCTTTCATCATCTTCAGCGAGCACATTGTGAAAGCAGAGCAAAGAGAATGGAAGACAACGAAACCATCACACAACCAACCCTGCAAAAGCGATTCGTAGATCATATGCTGTGGTATatgtttattttgaatgatgatgatctgaaagtttaa
- the LOC135741152 gene encoding uncharacterized protein isoform X1 — MSSPQGMTELQELMDQIRQLQTENEQLKTQGQDRNRGIDAATVNSEPGITAASTDSEQSVSNNALGYTVTPARYVYVPRERKCSKFTGKLSVDLITLDQWVSEARRCLEVRPMSNAEQVLFLYDHLEGGAKAEVEFHEVSNRDTAEKIFKILTENFSCSQSYVAAQLSFFQRHQKEGESLRDFSHALKSLMDAVIKKTPGGILNHDLVLRDQFAENVNDDMLRRELKRRLALDPQMSFLSLRSIAIKWGEEGKQGMSMRPRAFSFDTYVSEGCSRGADSNAISVVNTEMTELKECLRRQQTQLDAILSQLNSSRPQGNPRGGGGQSKPYRFQSDGKPICIRCNRAGHIARYCRIDPNSDNVVNQVGQRAVAQNQLVESSASLQLQEN; from the coding sequence ATGTCGTCCCCACAAGGTATGACAGAATTACAGGAGCTGATGGATCAAATTCGACAGCTGCAGACGGAAAATGAACAATTGAAAACACAGGGACAAGACAGAAATAGAGGTATTGATGCTGCCACTGTTAATAGTGAGCCTGGTATAACAGCTGCCTCTACCGATTCAGAACAGTCTGTATCTAATAATGCATTGGGGTATACTGTGACTCCTGCACGTTATGTTTATGTTCCGCGAGAGCGTAAATGTTCCAAATTTACGGGTAAACTGTCGGTTGACCTAATCACTTTAGATCAATGGGTCAGTGAGGCCCGTAGATGCCTTGAGGTTAGGCCTATGTCTAACGCTGAACAAGTATTGTTCCTGTATGATCATCTTGAGGGGGGAGCAAAAGCAGAAGTTGAGTTTCATGAAGTTTCAAATAGAGATACCGCTGAGAAGATTTTTAAAATTCTCACTGAAAATTTCAGTTGCTCTCAATCCTATGTGGCTGCACAGTTGTCGTTTTTCCAGCGGCATCAGAAAGAGGGGGAATCCTTACGTGATTTCTCTCATGCTTTAAAGTCGTTAATGGATGCGGTAATAAAAAAGACACCTGGTGGAATTTTAAATCACGACCTGGTGTTACGTGACCAATTTGCTGAGAACGTAAACGATGACATGTTGAGAAGGGAATTAAAAAGAAGGCTCGCGCTTGACCCTCAAATGAGTTTTCTTTCACTCCGTAGCATAGCCATTAAATGGGGGGAGGAGGGAAAACAAGGGATGAGTATGAGACCTAGAGCTTTTTCTTTTGATACTTATGTATCCGAGGGGTGTAGTCGGGGGGCAGATTCTAACGCAATATCTGTAGTCAATACCGAAATGACTGAGTTAAAGGAATGCCTTCGGCGCCAGCAGACCCAATTAGATGCCATTTTGTCACAATTAAATTCATCTCGCCCACAGGGTAACCCAAGGGGTGGAGGGGGCCAGTCTAAACCCTACCGTTTTCAGTCGGATGGGAAGCCGATTTGTATTCGTTGTAATAGGGCAGGCCACATTGCCAGATACTGCCGTATTGACCCAAACTCTGATAATGTTGTAAACCAGGTGGGGCAGAGGGCGGTAGCTCAAAATCAGCTAGTGGAATCATCCGCTTCTCTGCAGTTGCAGGAAAACTAG